From a region of the Helianthus annuus cultivar XRQ/B chromosome 5, HanXRQr2.0-SUNRISE, whole genome shotgun sequence genome:
- the LOC110943478 gene encoding uncharacterized protein LOC110943478, which produces MADMYLSAQILHQIFLRLPTKVTKPLVQLKCLSKLWMRQISDPNFMNLRSRPMIFLPSFPFQAIDNTCAPLMIELSDPLINPERYRDITVAGSFKGILVLVLKYDNPIIDHILFEDDTVLYNPFLGEFKELPHSRKFDPYNNYVYGFGYGTTADDLKIVRLKDNCCGRFKSCEVDSKSLRTVHFRTPLILALDIKKMVFSEIKIPDRRSLIRLGTYKGRLCMLCSQVNVEGYELRVMNEHGFGKSWNTVLSFKSRFSMLISYASCVVRMCILDDGKLLMWQLSEQQFVIYDMFKDSHMVVKLLRDFDQNGRLHSLEYVESSVSPSDICSVSI; this is translated from the exons ATGGCGGATATGTATCTATCTGCACAGATTCTTCACCAAATATTTCTTCGATTGCCTACAAAAGTAACAAAACCCTTGGTGCAGTTAAAATGTTTATCAAAGCTATGGATGCGACAGATATCGGATCCTAACTTTATGAATTTGAGATCACGACCGATGATCTTTCTCCCCAGCTTTCCATTTCAAGCCATAGACAACACATGCGCTCCATTGATGATCGAGCTTTCCGATCCTTTAATTAACCCTGAAAGGTATAGAGATATCACTGTTGCTGGGTCATTCAAGGGGATACTAGTTTTAGTCCTAAAGTATGATAACCCGATCATCGATCACattttgtttgaggatgatacagTTCTTTACAACCCTTTCTTGGGAGAGTTCAAGGAACTTCCTCATTCACGAAAATTTGATCCATATAACAACTATGTGTATGGATTTGGCTATGGCACAACCGCAGATGACTTAAAGATTGTTAGATTAAAAGATAATTGCTGTGGTCGTTTTAAATCATGTGAGGTTGATTCTAAATCCT TGAGAACGGTGCATTTCCGAACTCCATTGATCCTAGCTCTTGATATCAAGAAGATGGTATTTTCAGAGATAAAAATTCCAGATAGACGTAGCCTCATACGTTTGGGTACATACAAAGGCCGCCTTTGCATGCTTTGCTCTCAAGTTAATGTGGAAGGGTACGAGTTAAGGGTGATGAACGAACATGGTTTTGGGAAATCATGGAATACAGTGCTTTCGTTCAAATCACGGTTCTCAATGCTAATTTCATATGCATCTTGTGTAGTGAGGATGTGTATCTTGGATGATGGGAAACTGCTTATGTGGCAGCTGTCTGAACAACAATTCGTCATCTACGACATGTTTAAAGATTCGCATATGGTGGTGAAGTTGTTGAGGGATTTTGACCAAAATGGGAGGCTGCATTCATTAGAATATGTGGAGAGTTCGGTATCACCATCGGATATATGTTCTGTTTCCATATGA